One Coccinella septempunctata chromosome 1, icCocSept1.1, whole genome shotgun sequence DNA window includes the following coding sequences:
- the LOC123307281 gene encoding cuticle protein 63-like, with translation MLKLFVLIAVAICAVNAGIIGGYGIGHGAVIAAAPAVHVAESYQNSNQISLHPTPIIVSHAAPVITKVAAAPVLYASHGLSYGGHGLGLH, from the coding sequence ttcgtaCTCATTGCCGTCGCCATTTGCGCTGTTAACGCAGGCATCATCGGAGGTTATGGAATCGGCCATGGTGCTGTCATAGCAGCTGCCCCAGCTGTCCACGTTGCAGAGTCCTACCAAAACAGTAACCAAATTTCCCTTCATCCAACTCCAATCATCGTATCTCACGCTGCACCAGTGATCACCAAAGTTGCTGCTGCCCCAGTTCTTTATGCTTCTCATGGTCTCAGCTACGGTGGTCATGGGCTTGGACT